Proteins encoded in a region of the Buteo buteo chromosome 11, bButBut1.hap1.1, whole genome shotgun sequence genome:
- the LOC142036819 gene encoding RNA-binding Raly-like protein, with translation MTLFGSGDAGWRYLDMAREPKPSRARLGQKRQHGSSLYHSNCDLDYDLYRDDFPYRVYEYQKIPPLINRIPVKARRTHVGAGGKSSPSPQPGTRSSTSSTAGRTKLRAEELHSIKGELSQIKAQVDSLLESLDRMDQRRERLAGSKESEKKRVETGAESPSPAGEGSREPRGKEGMGADGHSDLRNIDSAEESTDTEETVKNHMSDPEGSQ, from the exons atGACGCTCTTCGGCAGCGGGGACGCGGGCTGGAGAT aTTTGGACATGGCCAGGGAACCCAAGCCAAGCCGGGCCAGGCTGGGCCAGAAGCGGCAGCACGGCAGCAGCCTGTACCA CAGTAACTGTGACCTGGACTATGATCTCTACAGGGACGACTTTCCGTACCG GGTGTACGAGTACCAGAAGATCCCCCCCCTCATTAACCGCATCCCAGTCAAGGCCAGACGAACTCATGTGGGAGCAGGAGGCAAAAGCAGCCCGAGCCCCCAGCCCGGGACGAGGAGCAGCACCAGCTCCACAGCAGGACGGACAAAAT TGCGGGCCGAAGAGCTGCACTCCATCAAAGGAGAGCTGAGCCAGATCAAGGCGCAGGTGGACAGTCTGCTGGAGAGCCTGGACCGCATGGACCAGCGGAGAGAGCGTCTCGCGG GGTCCAAGGAAAGCGAGAAGAAGAGGGTAGAGACAGGGGCAGAGTCACCGTCCCCAGCAGGAGAGGGGTCACGGGAGCCccgggggaaggaggggatgggAGCTGATGGGCACAGTGACCTGCGCAACATTGACAGCGCCGAGGAGAGCACAGACACGGAGGAGACG GTGAAAAACCACATGTCGGACCCCGAGGGGAGCCAGTAG
- the LOC142036276 gene encoding C-type lectin domain family 18 member A-like: MPGLLQGGSSLPSPHSRAMGVWSPPTPGTCMKLLVLLVSNLLVFRVGETGSDALEKLSTLAPGALSMKESFLVLSLHNKLRSKVQPPAANMQKLEWSEELGRLAGARVASCLEGPAPPPTPQLGWSEALLPAGAGGFGAVLERWFAEGQHYDYGTGRCASNATCRHYTQLVWATAGRLGCGRHPCAGSHGPSEAFACAYSPGGNWEVAGTPVLPYKQGPWCSLCTAGLSGCFKSWDHGGGLCEVPRNPCRMSCRNSGHLDMSSCQCVCPPGYTGRYCQVRCSGQCLHGKFRKEECSCLCDVGYGGAECGTKIRFPFHACDVRIDDDCFMVSPEANTYYGAKIKCQEKGAMLAQIRNQKVQDILSFYLSRLETGNRVTDTDFETGNFWIGLTYKTSKASFRWDVGEPSSFTSFAFGQPDNQGFGNCVEMQASAAFNWNDQRCKTRNRYICQFAQEHISLWQRDP, from the exons atgccagggctgctgcagggtggcTCGTCTCTCCCGAGTCCTCACTCCAGAGCCATGGGGGTCTggtcccccccaaccccaggcACCTGCATGAAGCTCTTGGTGCTCCTGGTTTCTAACCTCCTGGTGTTTAGAGTGGGTGAGACGGGGTCGGATGCTCTGGAGAAGTTGTCCACGCTGGCTCCGGGAG CTCTCAGCATGAAGGAGAGCTTCCTGGTGCTCTCCCTGCACAACAAACTGAGGAGCAAAGTACAGCCCCCCGCCGCCAACATGCAGAAGCTG GAGTGGAGCGAGGAACTGGGGCGGCTGGCCGGGGCGCGGGTGGCCAGCTGCCTGGagggccccgctcccccgccgaCCCCGCAGCTGGGCTGGAGCGAGGCCCTGCTGCCAGCGGGCGCCGGGGGCTTCGGGGCCGTTCTGGAGCGCTGGTTCGCTGAGGGCCAACACTACGACTACGGGACGGGGCGCTGCGCCAGCAATGCCACCTGCCGCCATTACACCCAG CTGGTGTGGGCCACGGCGGGGCGGCTGGGCTGCGGCCGGCACCCCTGCGCCGGCAGCCACGGCCCCAGCGAGGCCTTCGCCTGCGCCTACTCCCCAGG GGGCAACTGGGAGGTGGCGGGGACGCCTGTCCTGCCCTACAAGCAGGGGCCCTGGTGCTCCCTCTGCACTGCTGGCCTCTCCGGCTGCTTCAAGTCCTGGGACCACGGCGGTGGGCTCTGCG AGGTGCCCAGGAACCCCTGTCGCATGAGCTGCAGGAACAGCGGGCACCTCGACATGAGCAGCTGCCAGTGCGTCTGTCCCCCCGGCTACACGGGCAGGTACTGCCAAG TGAGGTGCAGCGGGCAATGCCTACATGGGAAGTTCAGGAAGGAGGAGTGCTCCTGCCTCTGCGACGTGGGCTACGGCGGAGCTGAGTGCGGCA CGAAGATTCGGTTCCCTTTCCACGCCTGCGACGTGAGGATAGACGATGACTGCTTCATGGTGTCCCCTGAGGCCAATACCTACTATGGAGCCAAAATAAAGTGCCAG gagaaAGGGGCGATGCTGGCCCAGATCAGAAACCAGAAGGTCCAGGACATCCTGTCTTTCTACCTCAGCCGCTTGGAGACTGGTAACAGGGTAACAGACACCGATTTTGAGACCGGGAACTTCTGGATCG GTCTCACCTACAAGACATCCAAGGCTTCCTTCCGCTGGGATGTGGGCGAGCCATCgtccttcaccagcttcgctTTCGGGCAGCCAGACAACCAGGG GTTCGGGAACTGTGTAGAGATGCAAGCGTCAGCCGCCTTCAACTGGAATGACCAGCGCTGCAAGACCCGAAACCGGTACATCTGCCAGTTTG CCCAGGAGCACATCTCCCTGTGGCAGCGGGACCCCTGa
- the EXOSC6 gene encoding exosome complex component MTR3 has protein sequence MVVVGAGGSPAPLCPPAHPLPAAEPPPAFPMNKSCLSRPLPPRLCLRGRAGPGSSSRCLPPCPFSPPAMPLDHRRLRGPEESQPPELWAAGSGAVPEKEEEEDAAPQDPCALRPLFARAGLLSQAEGSAYVELAGGTKVLCAAWGPREAAEPGAAAAAAAAGGGRLLCEFYRAPFAGRGARRRPGSAAERDAEREAAAALREALEPAVRLARYPRARLAVSALLLQDGGSAVAAAISAAALALADAGVEMYDLVVGCALCRCPGPAAAWMLQPGEPEERRAVARLTVALLPALNQVSAVLGGGQGSPPDDWAQALRLGLDGCHRLYPVLRQSLLRASRRRHAAAAATTTA, from the coding sequence atggtggtggtgggggcgggggggtcaccggcacccctctgccctcctgcccatcccctgcctgctgctgagcCGCCGCCCGCGTTTCCTATGAATAAAAGCTGCCTGTCCCGCCCGCTGCCGCCTCGGCTCTGCTTacgggggcgggccgggccgggctcctCCTCCCGCTGCCTGCCGCCCTGCCCGTTTTCTCCCCCGGCCATGCCGCTGGATCACCGCCGCTTGCGGGGCCCGGAGGAGTCGCAGCCGCCGGAGCTGtgggcggcggggagcggggcagtgccggagaaggaagaggaggaggatgcggCTCCGCAGGACCCCTGCGCCCTGCGGCCCCTCTTCGCCCGGGCCGGGCTGCTGAGCCAGGCGGAGGGCTCGGCCTACGTGGAGCTGGCCGGCGGAACCAAGGTCCTCTGCGCCGCGTGGGGCCCGCGGGAAGCGGCCgagcccggcgcggcggcggcggcggcggcggcggggggggggcggctgctCTGCGAGTTCTACCGGGCCCCCTTCGCCGGGCGCGGGGCGCGGCGGAGGCCGGGCTCGGCGGCGGAACGGGACGCGGAACGAGAAGCGGCGGCGGCTCTGCGGGAAGCGCTGGAGCCGGCCGTGCGGTTGGCTCGTTACCCGCGGGCTCGCCTGGCCGTCAGCGCCTTGCTGCTGCAGGACGGTGGTTCCGCCGTGGCCGCCGCCATCAGCGCCGCCGCCCTGGCCCTGGCCGACGCTGGCGTGGAGATGTACGACCTGGTGGTGGGTTGCGCCTTGTGCCGGTGCCCCGGTCCCGCAGCTGCGTGGATGCTGCAACCCGGGGAACCCGAAGAGCGCCGTGCCGTCGCCCGGCTCACCgtggctctgctgcctgctctcaACCAGGTGTCGGCGGTGCtgggcggcgggcagggcagcCCTCCCGACGACTGGGCGCAGGCGCTACGCCTCGGCCTCGATGGCTGCCATCGGCTCTACCCTGTGCTGCGGCAGAGCCTGCTGCgggcctcccgccgccgccacgccgccgccgccgccaccaccacTGCCTGA
- the LOC142036275 gene encoding fibulin-7-like gives MLLIPLPAWLALGILQLPLGSAQECLSQQQALSAVRQMQKLLVAQEAAHLRGTRGLRQQLSILQNRLQRQATKRNETCPQPVVPLNGRMLGRSVRVGHDVHFVCDAGFRLVGSETRACRHDRTWSGTQPFCRSIDDCSSNPCANSGTCVDGNQSYTCLCPRGWSGPSCQSPVYAYWVTLSNASFSRQPRCAEGRPGSRRCSCDAGFQMQASGMCHDVDECQLFQSSPQTRLCLHDCLNLPGSYRCLCPPGYLLHADRNACEDVNECARKQHNCTQGELCINTFGGHRCVRPKCPPPRHNTSYVKTSAFQCERNPCPMESRACRLAATSISFHYLPLQANRTVPRVLFKMSTTRFVGDSLRFAIMGGRGQGVFAVRRSDRQTGELVLTSPVAGPATLEVELEMSEFSRKVLLGKHIFKVTAFVSPYEF, from the exons ATGCTCCTAATCCcgctgccagcctggctggcCCTGGGCATCCTGCAGCTGCCCCTCGGCAGCGCCCAG GAGTGCCTGAGCCAGCAGCAGGCGCTCAGCGCGGTGCGCCAGATGCAGAAGCTGCTGGTGGCACAGGAGGCCGCCCACCTGCGGGGCACACGTGGACTCCGGCAGCAGCTCTCCATCCTCCAGAACCGCCTCCAGAGACAGGCCACCAAACGCAACG agacctgcccgcagccggtggTGCCCCTGAATGGACGGATGCTGGGCCGGAGCGTGCGGGTGGGCCACGACGTTCACTTCGTCTGCGACGCTGGCTTCCGGCTGGTGGGCTCCGAGACGCGCGCCTGCCGACACGACCGCACGTGGAGCGGCACCCAGCCCTTCTGCAGAA GCATTGATGACTGCTCCAGCAACCCGTGTGCCAACAGTGGGACCTGCGTGGATGGCAACCAGAGCTACACGTGCCTCTGCCCCCGGGGCTGGTCAGGCCCCAGCTGCCAGAGCCCCGTCTACGCCT ACTGGGTGACGCTGAGCAACGCCTCCTTCAGCCGCCAGCCCCGCTGTGCTGAGGGCCGCCCGGGCTCCCGGCGCTGCAGCTGCGATGCCGGCTTCCAGATGCAAGCCAGCGGCATGTGCCACG ATGTGGACGAGTGCCAGCTCTTCCAGTCCAGTCCCCAGACCCGGCTTTGCCTCCACGACTGCCTCAACCTCCCCGGCTCCTaccgctgcctctgcccccccGGCTACCTGCTCCATGCTGACCGCAATGCCTGCGAGG ACGTGAATGAGTGCGCCAGGAAGCAGCACAACTGCACACAGGGCGAACTCTGTATCAACACCTTCGGGGGCCATCGCTGCGTACGCCCCAAGTGCCCCCCACCACGCCACAACACCAGCTACGTCAAGACCTCCGCCTT CCagtgtgagaggaacccctgcCCCATGGAGAGCCGAGCCTGCCGCCTGGCTGCCACCTCCATCTCTTTCCACTACCTGCCTCTCCAGGCCAACCGCACCGTGCCCCGCGTCCTCTTCAAGATGTCCACCACCCGCTTCGTGGGCGACAGCCTGCGCTTTGCCATCATGGGCGGCCGGGGCCAGGGCGTCTTTGCCGTGCGGCGCTCTGACCGGCAGACGGGAGAGCTGGTGCTCACCAGCCCTGTGGCCGGGCCAGCCACGCTGGAGGTGGAGCTGGAGATGAGCGAGTTCTCCCGCAAGGtcctcctgggcaagcacatcTTCAAGGTCACAGCCTTTGTGTCCCCATATGAGTTTTGA